From one Dermacentor silvarum isolate Dsil-2018 chromosome 3, BIME_Dsil_1.4, whole genome shotgun sequence genomic stretch:
- the LOC119446424 gene encoding transmembrane emp24 domain-containing protein 6 produces MATERLLTAVVLFTCIAIEISADSYVSEPSLGVSFEFKLHVDAGKEECFYQNVEAGSSVYVAYQVLRGGDGQAGFAVRHPNGNHVLPYQWRPSAEYEETTSTGGYYELCIDNGMSHFAAKLVSLYFNSFKRDKWESYVQELESLGVTVANFTDTLQKVDGQVGEMLKYQDQNRRHLSRDWYIVDGNNRYVQYWSLAQCIVIMATSALQVYFVRKLFEVKNVTPTFKPRA; encoded by the exons ATGGCCACGGAACGTCTGTTGACGGCCGTGGTGTTGTTTACGTGCATTGCAATTGAAATATCCGCCGATTCGTACGTGTCAGAGCCTTCGCTAGGCGTCTCGTTTGAATTCAAGCTCCATGTGGACGCCGGTAAAGAGGAGTGTTTTTATCAGAACGTTGAGGCCGGGTCGTCGGTCTACGTGGCCTACCAG GTTTTAAGAGGTGGTGATGGTCAAGCCGGGTTCGCAGTAAGGCACCCCAATGGCAATCATGTCCTACCCTATCAGTGGAGGCCTTCGGCTGAATATGAAGAAACAACCTCAACTGGAG GGTACTACGAGCTGTGCATTGATAACGGCATGTCCCACTTTGCGGCCAAGCTTGTCAGCCTCTATTTCAATTCCTTCAAGAGGGACAAATGGGAGTCGTATGTACAGGAGCTCGAGTCCCTCGGTGTCACGGTGGCCAACTTCACC GATACCTTGCAGAAGGTAGATGGTCAGGTGGGTGAGATGCTGAAGTACCAGGACCAGAACAGGAGGCACCTTTCACGAGACTGGTACATTGTGGACGGCAACAACCGCTACGTCCAGTACTGGTCCCTCGCCCAGTGCATCGTCATTATGGCCACTTCAGCACTGCAGGTGTACTTTGTGCGGAAGCTTTTCGAAGTGAAGAACGTCACACCAACGTTCAAGCCGCGGGCGTGA